A section of the Triticum dicoccoides isolate Atlit2015 ecotype Zavitan chromosome 7A, WEW_v2.0, whole genome shotgun sequence genome encodes:
- the LOC119330746 gene encoding sulfofructose kinase-like, translated as MMLTLLHIPPLPINPPSSPPPRRRRCPPPMAAFASAPQQSKPLVLGCGAVSVDYLATVASFPNPDDKIRSLALKVEGGGNAGNALTGAARLGLSPRIISKASNDALGKSILKELQDDGVDTSYMTIADGGNSPFTYIIVDSQTKTRTCIHTPGYPPMKPEELTKENLFAALHGVEMVYFDVRLHETALLVAEEASQRKIPILVDAEKKREGLDDLLNFASYVVCSANFPQAWTGASSTPVALVHMLLRLPNLKFVIVTRGEKGCLMLERSMTDASETEETDVEDLLESLEQKVDLSSSMAKCVASKSNLRISADGVGSMSGRLLMGTAEAIPSEELIDTTGAGDAFIGAVLYGLCTGMPVEKMLPFAAQVAACGCRALGARTGLPHLTDPCLSL; from the exons atgatgCTGACGCTGCTGCACATCCCTCCACTTCCGATCAAtcctccttcctctcctcctccccgccggcGCCGCTGCCCACCTCCCATGGCCGCCTTCGCGTCCGCCCCCCAGCAGTCCAAGCCCCTCGTGCTCGGCTGCGGCGCCGTCTCCGTGGACTACCTCGCCACCGTCGCCTCTTTCCCCAACCCGGACGACAAGATCCGCAGCCTCGCGCTCAAGGTCGAGGGAGGTGGCAACGCCGGCAACGCCCTCACCGGAGCCGCTCGCCTCGGCCTCAGCCCAAGGATTATATCCAAG GCGTCCAATGATGCACTGGGAAAAAGCATTCTCAAGGAGCTGCAAGACGACGGAGTAGACACTTCCTATATGACG ATAGCAGACGGGGGGAATTCACCCTTCACCTATATAATCGTCGATAGCCAGAC GAAAACTCGTACTTGCATACACACTCCTGGTTATCCCCCAATGAAGCCAGAGGAGCTCACAAAGGAAAACTTGTTTGCTGCTTTACATGGCGTAGAAATGGTGTATTTTGATGTTAGATTGCACGAGACTGCTTTGCTTGTTGCAGAAGAG GCAAGCCAAAGAAAAATTCCTATTTTGGTCGACGCAGAGAAAAAGAGGGAGGGATTGGATGACCTTCTGAATTTTGCATCATATGTTGTATGCTCTGCAAATTTTCCTCAG GCCTGGACAGGAGCCTCATCGACACCAGTTGCTTTGGTACACATGCTTCTAAGGTTACCTAATCTCAAGTTCGTTATTGTAACCCGGGGAGAAAAAGGTTGCTTAATGCTTGAAAGAAGTATGACAG ATGCTTCTGAGACTGAGGAAACCGATGTAGAGGATCTGCTAGAATCTTTAGAGCAGAAAGTCGATTTGAGTTCTAGCAtggcaaaatgtgttgcttccaag TCAAATTTGAGAATAAGTGCAGATGGGGTTGGCTCGATGAGTGGCAGGTTACTTATGGGTACAGCTGAAGCTATACCATCTGAAGAGCTCATAGATACAACTGGTGCAGGTGATGCATTCATTGGAGCGGTTCTATATG GTTTATGCACCGGCATGCCAGTTGAGAAGATGCTGCCTTTTGCAGCACAAGTG GCTGCTTGCGGCTGCAGAGCTTTGGGGGCCAGGACTGGTCTTCCTCATCTAACGGACCCGTGCCTGTCTCTCTAG
- the LOC119332277 gene encoding myosin-10-like isoform X1, whose protein sequence is MEAEAAALSQLQLQLLALVSELRLTRERERAAREELHASSERWKAAEEERRREARELRAELAARDEALQRLESRVKCLENENELLERNEKDLKENIERLLQSREAFMRQYEDSACSLQWTIQMRDKQITVISEKLNSHLALFNSVGKEVAAVKQVLGDVECLVGEKENLVSDLKCKVQRISVLEKDFVEKLSFLGDKITSYQLELRNRARIIYGLKEQLDAEKLKNNFHPQLEELKKSLLVKDEIIERLISDKQEMLVELHNMETALQKFQDIFSRLGHEEMKSSLPVSESQDCKVDSIPGSQVDLPNEDRMIPIIDETGHLGMQSLLSKILEVLANANVECKSEIDTGSNQVQSPPSLKHYALPCSEPVTANVEKSECPPESEDIEMGNSSPEQQTHSANPDPEVENQS, encoded by the exons atggaggcggaggcggcggcgctatCGCAACTGCAGCTGCAGCTCCTTGCCCTCGTCTCCGAGCTCCGCCTCACCCGC GAGCGGGAGCGGGCCGCGCGGGAGGAGCTCCACGCGTCCAGCGAG AGGTggaaggcggcggaggaggagcgcaggAGGGAGGCTCGGGAGCTGCGGGCGGAGTTGGCGGCGCGGGACGAAGCGCTGCAAAGGCTCGAGTCCAGG GTGAAGTGCCTTGAAAATGAAAATGAGCTGCTGGAAAGAAACGAAAAGGATTTGAAAGAAAACATAGAGAGACTGCTTCAATCAAGGGAGGCATTCATGAGACAGTACGAG GACTCTGCTTGTTCTCTGCAATGGACCATCCAGATGAGGGATAAACAGATTACCGTAATTTCAGAAAAGCTGAATTCCCATCTGGCTTTGTTTAATTCAGTAGGAAAGGAAGTTGCTGCGGTAAAACAAGTACTAGGTGACGTGGAATGCCTAGTTGGTGAGAAGGAAAATCTAG TCTCTGATTTGAAGTGTAAGGTCCAAAGGATTTCTGTACTCGAGAAAGATTTTGTTG AGAAACTTAGTTTCTTGGGAGATAAAATTACTAGTTACCAGCTCGAACTTCGAAATAGGGCGAGGATCATATATggattgaaggagcaacttgacgcTGAGAAGCTTAAAAACAATTTTCATCCCCAGCTAGAAGAA CTTAAGAAATCTCTGCTGGTGAAGGATGAAATTATCGAGAGGTTGATTTCAGATAAGCAG GAAATGCTTGTGGAGCTTCACAACATGGAAACTGCTCTACAGAAATTTCAAGACATATTCAGCAGGCTTGGGCATGAG GAAATGAAAAGTTCTCTGCCAGTTTCTGAAAGTCAGGATTGTAAAGTAGATAGCATTCCAGGTAGTCAAGTTGATCTTCCTAATGAGGATAGGATGATACCCATAATTGATGAAACAG GACATCTTGGAATGCAGTCCCTCCTATCCAAAATACTTGAAGTTCtag CCAATGCAAATGTAGAATGTAAGTCGGAAATTGACACTGGCAGCAATCAAGTACAGAGCCCACCGTCCCTTAAG CATTATGCCTTGCCATGTTCAGAACCTGTAACTGCAAATGTTGAAAAATCTGAGTGCCCTCCTGAATCCGAAGACATTGAGATG GGCAATTCATCTCCCGAACAGCAAACACATTCTGCGAATCCAGACCCTGAGGTAGAAAATCAGTCCTGA
- the LOC119332277 gene encoding myosin-10-like isoform X3 has protein sequence MEAEAAALSQLQLQLLALVSELRLTRERERAAREELHASSERWKAAEEERRREARELRAELAARDEALQRLESRVKCLENENELLERNEKDLKENIERLLQSREAFMRQYEDSACSLQWTIQMRDKQITVISEKLNSHLALFNSVGKEVAAVKQVLGDVECLVGEKENLVSDLKCKVQRISVLEKDFVEKLSFLGDKITSYQLELRNRARIIYGLKEQLDAEKLKNNFHPQLEELKKSLLVKDEIIERLISDKQEMLVELHNMETALQKFQDIFSRLGHEEMKSSLPVSESQDCKVDSIPGSQVDLPNEDRMIPIIDETANANVECKSEIDTGSNQVQSPPSLKHYALPCSEPVTANVEKSECPPESEDIEMV, from the exons atggaggcggaggcggcggcgctatCGCAACTGCAGCTGCAGCTCCTTGCCCTCGTCTCCGAGCTCCGCCTCACCCGC GAGCGGGAGCGGGCCGCGCGGGAGGAGCTCCACGCGTCCAGCGAG AGGTggaaggcggcggaggaggagcgcaggAGGGAGGCTCGGGAGCTGCGGGCGGAGTTGGCGGCGCGGGACGAAGCGCTGCAAAGGCTCGAGTCCAGG GTGAAGTGCCTTGAAAATGAAAATGAGCTGCTGGAAAGAAACGAAAAGGATTTGAAAGAAAACATAGAGAGACTGCTTCAATCAAGGGAGGCATTCATGAGACAGTACGAG GACTCTGCTTGTTCTCTGCAATGGACCATCCAGATGAGGGATAAACAGATTACCGTAATTTCAGAAAAGCTGAATTCCCATCTGGCTTTGTTTAATTCAGTAGGAAAGGAAGTTGCTGCGGTAAAACAAGTACTAGGTGACGTGGAATGCCTAGTTGGTGAGAAGGAAAATCTAG TCTCTGATTTGAAGTGTAAGGTCCAAAGGATTTCTGTACTCGAGAAAGATTTTGTTG AGAAACTTAGTTTCTTGGGAGATAAAATTACTAGTTACCAGCTCGAACTTCGAAATAGGGCGAGGATCATATATggattgaaggagcaacttgacgcTGAGAAGCTTAAAAACAATTTTCATCCCCAGCTAGAAGAA CTTAAGAAATCTCTGCTGGTGAAGGATGAAATTATCGAGAGGTTGATTTCAGATAAGCAG GAAATGCTTGTGGAGCTTCACAACATGGAAACTGCTCTACAGAAATTTCAAGACATATTCAGCAGGCTTGGGCATGAG GAAATGAAAAGTTCTCTGCCAGTTTCTGAAAGTCAGGATTGTAAAGTAGATAGCATTCCAGGTAGTCAAGTTGATCTTCCTAATGAGGATAGGATGATACCCATAATTGATGAAACAG CCAATGCAAATGTAGAATGTAAGTCGGAAATTGACACTGGCAGCAATCAAGTACAGAGCCCACCGTCCCTTAAG CATTATGCCTTGCCATGTTCAGAACCTGTAACTGCAAATGTTGAAAAATCTGAGTGCCCTCCTGAATCCGAAGACATTGAGATGGTATGA
- the LOC119332277 gene encoding myosin-10-like isoform X2: MEAEAAALSQLQLQLLALVSELRLTRERERAAREELHASSERWKAAEEERRREARELRAELAARDEALQRLESRVKCLENENELLERNEKDLKENIERLLQSREAFMRQYEDSACSLQWTIQMRDKQITVISEKLNSHLALFNSVGKEVAAVKQVLGDVECLVGEKENLVSDLKCKVQRISVLEKDFVEKLSFLGDKITSYQLELRNRARIIYGLKEQLDAEKLKNNFHPQLEELKKSLLVKDEIIERLISDKQEMLVELHNMETALQKFQDIFSRLGHEEMKSSLPVSESQDCKVDSIPGSQVDLPNEDRMIPIIDETANANVECKSEIDTGSNQVQSPPSLKHYALPCSEPVTANVEKSECPPESEDIEMGNSSPEQQTHSANPDPEVENQS, encoded by the exons atggaggcggaggcggcggcgctatCGCAACTGCAGCTGCAGCTCCTTGCCCTCGTCTCCGAGCTCCGCCTCACCCGC GAGCGGGAGCGGGCCGCGCGGGAGGAGCTCCACGCGTCCAGCGAG AGGTggaaggcggcggaggaggagcgcaggAGGGAGGCTCGGGAGCTGCGGGCGGAGTTGGCGGCGCGGGACGAAGCGCTGCAAAGGCTCGAGTCCAGG GTGAAGTGCCTTGAAAATGAAAATGAGCTGCTGGAAAGAAACGAAAAGGATTTGAAAGAAAACATAGAGAGACTGCTTCAATCAAGGGAGGCATTCATGAGACAGTACGAG GACTCTGCTTGTTCTCTGCAATGGACCATCCAGATGAGGGATAAACAGATTACCGTAATTTCAGAAAAGCTGAATTCCCATCTGGCTTTGTTTAATTCAGTAGGAAAGGAAGTTGCTGCGGTAAAACAAGTACTAGGTGACGTGGAATGCCTAGTTGGTGAGAAGGAAAATCTAG TCTCTGATTTGAAGTGTAAGGTCCAAAGGATTTCTGTACTCGAGAAAGATTTTGTTG AGAAACTTAGTTTCTTGGGAGATAAAATTACTAGTTACCAGCTCGAACTTCGAAATAGGGCGAGGATCATATATggattgaaggagcaacttgacgcTGAGAAGCTTAAAAACAATTTTCATCCCCAGCTAGAAGAA CTTAAGAAATCTCTGCTGGTGAAGGATGAAATTATCGAGAGGTTGATTTCAGATAAGCAG GAAATGCTTGTGGAGCTTCACAACATGGAAACTGCTCTACAGAAATTTCAAGACATATTCAGCAGGCTTGGGCATGAG GAAATGAAAAGTTCTCTGCCAGTTTCTGAAAGTCAGGATTGTAAAGTAGATAGCATTCCAGGTAGTCAAGTTGATCTTCCTAATGAGGATAGGATGATACCCATAATTGATGAAACAG CCAATGCAAATGTAGAATGTAAGTCGGAAATTGACACTGGCAGCAATCAAGTACAGAGCCCACCGTCCCTTAAG CATTATGCCTTGCCATGTTCAGAACCTGTAACTGCAAATGTTGAAAAATCTGAGTGCCCTCCTGAATCCGAAGACATTGAGATG GGCAATTCATCTCCCGAACAGCAAACACATTCTGCGAATCCAGACCCTGAGGTAGAAAATCAGTCCTGA